A region of the Amycolatopsis sp. cg13 genome:
CCGCGGTCGTGAGATATCTGCCGGGCCTTCTGTTGCTCGCAGCCGTCGGAGTGGTCGGAACACTGGCGCAGAACGGGCTGCGCAGCCTCGGCCACGCGACCGGGACCGCGCTGCCGGACATCGAGTACGTGCTGTGGGCGATCGTCCTCGGACTGGTCATCCGCAACACGATCGGCATCCCCGCGCTGTTCCGGCCCGGCGTCGGGACCTACGAGTTCTGGCTGAAGACCGGCATCGTCCTGCTCGGCGCCCGGTTCGTGCTGGGCGACCTGGCCAAGCTCGGCGGGTTCAGCCTGGGGCTCATCCTGGTCGACATGGCCGTGGCGACGACGGTGATCCTGGTGGTGGGCAAGGCTTTCGGCCTCGGCGGGAAGCTGTCTTCGCTGCTCGCGATCGGTACGTCGATCTGTGGTGTGTCGGCCATCATCGCCGGGCGCGGGTCGATCGACGCTGACGACGAGGATTCCGGTTACGCCATCGCGGCGATTCTCGCGCTGGGTGCGGTCGCGCTGTTCACCTTCCCGGCGATCGGGCACGCGCTGAACCTGACCGACACCGAATTCGGTCTCTGGGCGGGGCTCGCGGTGGACAACACTGCCGAGACGACTGCGACGGGCGCGGCATATTCGCCGCACGCGCAGGACGTTGCGGTCGCGGTGAAGAGCACGCGAAACGCGTTGATCGGTCTCGTTGTTCTGGGATATGCGGCGTACTGGTCGACTCGCGGTGGCAAGGCGGTCGCCGGTGGGGTGAAGGGGCGTGCGGGTTTTGTGTGGCGCACCTTCCCGAAGTTCGTGCTGGGGTTCATCGCGGTGTCCGCGCTGGCGACCGCGCATGTGTTCACCAAAGCCGAGGTCGCGAATCTGGGGAACCTGTCCAAGTGGGCGTTCCTGCTGTGCTTCGCCGGGGTCGGCCTGAACTTCGACCTGCGCCAGATGGCCCGCAGCGGGTGGCGGCCGTTGGTGGTGGCCGCGCTCGGGCTGGTGGTGGTCGCGGTGTGCTCGCTGGGATTGGTGCTGGTGTCCTCGCAGTGGTTCAGCTTCTGACCGGGTAGGCGGCGCTGCCCGCGTGGCTAGTCCGCGTTAGCTGGAGACGGTTTCTTCTCTGTGCCAACGATTTCCTGGCCGACTGCGCCACCGCGCGCTGGAACGAGAGCAGTGGCGCAGCCGGCGGTCAGCGAGCCTCGCGAGTCGCCGTGTCGAGCGAGGCCAGCAGAATCCCGGCGGCCGTGCGCACGACGTCCGCGGTGACGTTGAGCGGCGGCAGCAACCGCACGACGCTGTCGCCGCGTCCGCCCAGTTCGAGGATGAGCCCGCGGCGCAAGGCGTGGTTCTGCACGGCCAGCGCGAGTTCCGACGCGGGCGCGCCAGTGCGCGGGTCGGTCAGCTCTATGCCCCACATCAGCCCGGTGCCGCGCACGTCGGTCACCCACGGGTGGCTGGCCAGCGGGGACAACAGCTCCTCGAACTGGTATCCGCGTTCGACGACGTTGTCCAGCACGCTGTCGCGGTTCACGACCTCGATCGCCCGGGCTCCCGCGGCGAAGGCGAGCTGATTGCCGCGGAAGGCGCCGGTGTGCGTGCGCGGGGCCCAGGTGTCGAGGCGCTCATCGTAGATGATCAGCGAGACCGGCGAGCCGATTCCGCTCAGCGCCTTGGCCGCGACGATCACGTCGGGTTCGATGCCGTAGCGCTCGAAGGCGAACCAGGTCCCGGTCCGGCCGCAGCCGGTCTGCAGTTCGTC
Encoded here:
- a CDS encoding YeiH family protein — encoded protein: MTAALEGRRAVPAVVRYLPGLLLLAAVGVVGTLAQNGLRSLGHATGTALPDIEYVLWAIVLGLVIRNTIGIPALFRPGVGTYEFWLKTGIVLLGARFVLGDLAKLGGFSLGLILVDMAVATTVILVVGKAFGLGGKLSSLLAIGTSICGVSAIIAGRGSIDADDEDSGYAIAAILALGAVALFTFPAIGHALNLTDTEFGLWAGLAVDNTAETTATGAAYSPHAQDVAVAVKSTRNALIGLVVLGYAAYWSTRGGKAVAGGVKGRAGFVWRTFPKFVLGFIAVSALATAHVFTKAEVANLGNLSKWAFLLCFAGVGLNFDLRQMARSGWRPLVVAALGLVVVAVCSLGLVLVSSQWFSF